From the Maioricimonas rarisocia genome, one window contains:
- a CDS encoding DUF1553 domain-containing protein: MPLTFGTPTTTYLREPIQAMTKVFPHTLSTVCWMMLVAVSAASAADSTEPSPEQLRFFEQDVRPLLVEHCSKCHGEEKQSGGLRLDSIGALLGGGDSGPAIVAGKPAESLLVEAINWESYEMPPSGKLDDEAIDVLTRWVEMGAPWPGGDREAMVRPTVTKITEEDRAFWSFRPLSVPEAPAAAASWGQNDIDAFILRKLQEQNLSPAPRADRTTLVRRLYQAVTGLPPTPEQVDAFVHNESPDAYEKLVDELLVSERYGEHLARFWLDLVRYAESDGWRQDAYRPHAWRYRDYVIRSFNADKPYDRFVQEQLAGDEIAPGDPEALAATGYYRHGIYEYNQRDAVTQWSDMLNDITDTTGDVFLGLGMGCARCHDHKFDPILQKDYFRLQAFFANIWMRDDIPIATSEEIAAFQQQMAVWEEQTVEIRAKLDELEGPKRDALAKTAIGRFTEDIQAIMAKPADERTAYETQIADLVDRQVLAEYGRLSSKFKGEEKERWEALKKELAAFDAIKPAPLPEGRTATDVGVSAPTVYIPGKERLGEVAPGFLSVFEEDPAEILPPGEMASTGRRTTLARWLTRPDHPLTTRVITNRIWQQLFGTGLVATPSDFGHLGEPPSHPELLDWLARRFVEEGWSLKWLHREILLSETFRQSAHPAEVDVAMKTDPGNRLLWRFPIRRLTAEQIRDAMLAVSGELKESVGGPSVDASAPRRSIYMKVRRNSPDPLLKAFDFPDRVASIGERNVTTTPSQSLLMINGGWPLERSQKFASRLTREVPRGDESRVRRAYQLAIAREPSETELSRAVGYLEAQRERDEERRRELLPETESMPSTESAAVVVSDGKDHRPLQSRPNATLPEGDFTVEAVVMLRSLYPDATVRTIVSQWDSSTGHPGWSLGVTSTKSGYKPRNLILQLVGKDSAGKLKYEVVASNLRPELNRPYYVAVSVDLDETGEAGVTFCMKDLSHDDAIPQWASASHHVVSGYTNSEPLLIGGRSTSKAHRWDGLIDEVRLTDAALPKESLGSIDRPLEEATVGKWTFEADGLLADRSSRGHDLTIGNASAFAADPALVDLCQILMNSNEFLYVD; the protein is encoded by the coding sequence GTGCCGTTGACCTTCGGCACCCCCACGACGACCTACCTGCGGGAACCGATCCAGGCCATGACGAAAGTCTTCCCCCACACGTTGTCGACTGTCTGTTGGATGATGCTGGTGGCCGTCTCCGCGGCGAGCGCGGCTGACAGTACGGAACCTTCGCCCGAGCAGCTCAGGTTCTTTGAGCAGGATGTCCGACCGCTGCTGGTCGAACATTGCTCCAAATGCCATGGCGAAGAGAAACAGAGCGGCGGCCTCCGTCTGGACAGCATCGGTGCGCTTCTCGGAGGCGGCGATTCCGGACCGGCGATTGTTGCCGGCAAGCCTGCTGAAAGCCTGCTGGTCGAAGCGATCAACTGGGAATCGTACGAGATGCCTCCCAGTGGCAAGCTCGATGACGAGGCGATCGACGTGTTGACCCGCTGGGTCGAGATGGGGGCTCCCTGGCCGGGGGGCGACCGGGAAGCAATGGTCCGCCCGACTGTCACGAAGATCACCGAAGAGGATCGGGCGTTCTGGTCATTCCGGCCGCTGTCCGTTCCCGAGGCACCCGCCGCGGCGGCCTCGTGGGGACAGAACGACATCGATGCCTTCATCCTGCGGAAACTGCAGGAGCAGAATCTCAGTCCCGCTCCCAGAGCGGATCGGACAACGCTCGTCCGCCGGCTGTACCAGGCGGTGACCGGGCTTCCCCCCACGCCCGAGCAGGTCGATGCGTTCGTCCATAACGAATCGCCCGACGCCTACGAGAAGCTGGTCGATGAACTGCTGGTCTCGGAGCGGTACGGCGAACACCTGGCCCGCTTCTGGCTGGATCTGGTCCGGTATGCAGAGTCGGACGGCTGGCGGCAGGACGCGTATCGGCCGCACGCCTGGCGTTATCGTGACTACGTGATCCGCTCGTTCAATGCCGACAAACCGTACGACCGGTTCGTGCAGGAACAGCTCGCCGGCGACGAGATCGCACCGGGAGATCCCGAGGCCCTGGCCGCGACCGGTTACTACCGTCACGGCATCTACGAATACAACCAGCGGGATGCGGTGACCCAGTGGTCCGACATGCTCAACGACATCACCGATACGACGGGGGATGTCTTCCTCGGTCTGGGGATGGGGTGTGCCCGCTGCCACGACCACAAGTTCGATCCGATTCTGCAGAAGGACTATTTCCGCCTGCAGGCGTTCTTCGCCAACATCTGGATGCGGGATGACATCCCGATTGCCACGTCCGAAGAGATCGCGGCCTTCCAGCAGCAGATGGCGGTCTGGGAAGAGCAGACCGTGGAGATCCGGGCGAAGCTGGACGAACTCGAGGGGCCCAAACGGGACGCACTCGCGAAGACGGCCATCGGCCGCTTCACCGAAGACATTCAGGCCATCATGGCCAAACCGGCTGACGAACGGACCGCCTACGAAACGCAGATTGCCGACCTCGTGGACCGACAGGTGCTCGCCGAGTACGGTCGCCTCTCCTCGAAGTTCAAGGGGGAAGAGAAGGAGCGGTGGGAAGCGCTGAAGAAAGAGCTGGCCGCGTTTGATGCAATCAAGCCGGCACCGCTTCCCGAGGGACGGACGGCAACCGATGTCGGTGTTTCCGCCCCGACGGTTTATATCCCGGGCAAGGAGCGGCTCGGAGAAGTGGCTCCGGGTTTCCTGAGTGTCTTCGAAGAAGACCCCGCGGAAATCCTGCCTCCGGGTGAGATGGCGTCGACCGGTCGCCGCACCACGCTGGCCCGCTGGCTGACCCGGCCGGATCATCCGCTGACGACGCGCGTGATCACCAACCGCATCTGGCAGCAACTGTTCGGCACCGGGCTGGTCGCGACGCCGAGCGACTTCGGACATCTCGGCGAGCCGCCTTCGCATCCCGAACTGCTCGACTGGCTGGCCAGGAGGTTTGTCGAAGAAGGGTGGAGTCTGAAATGGCTGCACCGGGAGATTCTGCTCTCCGAGACGTTCCGGCAGTCGGCCCATCCGGCCGAAGTGGATGTCGCGATGAAGACAGACCCCGGCAACCGGCTGCTGTGGCGATTCCCCATTCGCCGCCTGACTGCCGAGCAGATCCGGGACGCGATGCTGGCGGTCTCCGGAGAACTCAAGGAATCGGTGGGGGGCCCGTCCGTCGACGCGTCGGCCCCACGGCGGTCAATCTACATGAAGGTCCGCCGCAACAGCCCCGATCCCCTGCTCAAGGCGTTCGACTTCCCGGACCGCGTTGCCAGCATCGGCGAGCGGAATGTCACCACGACTCCGTCGCAGTCACTGCTGATGATCAACGGCGGCTGGCCGCTGGAGCGATCGCAGAAGTTTGCATCGCGTCTGACCCGCGAAGTCCCGCGCGGGGACGAATCCCGTGTCCGCAGGGCGTATCAACTGGCGATCGCCCGCGAACCGTCGGAAACCGAGCTCAGCCGGGCCGTGGGGTATCTCGAGGCGCAGCGTGAACGTGACGAGGAGCGCCGCCGCGAACTGCTGCCCGAGACCGAGTCGATGCCATCGACCGAGTCCGCGGCCGTCGTCGTATCTGATGGCAAGGATCACCGACCGCTGCAGAGTCGGCCGAACGCGACGCTTCCCGAAGGGGACTTCACTGTCGAGGCGGTCGTCATGCTGCGTTCGCTGTACCCCGATGCGACGGTCCGGACGATCGTCTCGCAGTGGGACAGCAGCACGGGGCATCCCGGCTGGTCGCTGGGGGTGACGAGCACGAAGTCGGGATACAAGCCGCGGAACCTGATTCTGCAGCTGGTCGGAAAAGACTCGGCCGGAAAACTGAAGTACGAGGTCGTCGCCTCTAACCTGCGTCCCGAACTCAATCGTCCCTACTACGTCGCCGTGTCCGTCGATCTGGACGAGACCGGCGAGGCGGGCGTCACCTTCTGCATGAAGGATCTCTCGCATGACGACGCGATCCCGCAATGGGCCAGTGCCTCGCATCATGTGGTGTCCGGCTACACGAACAGCGAACCGTTGCTCATTGGCGGCCGCAGCACGTCGAAGGCGCACCGCTGGGACGGGCTGATTGACGAAGTGCGACTCACAGACGCGGCGCTGCCGAAGGAATCCCTCGGTTCCATCGATCGTCCGCTGGAGGAGGCGACGGTTGGCAAGTGGACGTTCGAAGCGGACGGGCTGCTGGCCGACCGGTCGTCCCGCGGCCACGATCTTACGATCGGGAACGCCTCCGCCTTCGCTGCCGATCCTGCACTGGTTGATCTCTGCCAGATCCTGATGAATTCCAACGAGTTTCTGTACGTGGACTGA
- a CDS encoding universal stress protein: MQGLSKIIVGVDVPELPEEDEPVLSAATQEAVDRGIWLAAKNGAAIHFLCVLDEPRLETEDLVEDTHAQELMKHAESVLAGLKQTATEQGVTATAAVVNGRSWYELIRAAVKSEADLVVTGSRSHSTARRLVFGTTSMKLLRKCPCPVLVLRPERKPAENEPTTIVVADDFTEVGERCLHLAVGFAQLCNARLLAIHALELPLEKPLLRSGMVEDEVQKYRQKSQAEAEQQLVERLSGTDYRTIEAGTLTEVGIGPAETVIADAIAKHSADLLVMGTVARGGIPGFLIGNTAERLLPEVDCSILAIKPDNFHCPLKFD, translated from the coding sequence ATGCAAGGTCTCAGCAAGATCATCGTCGGCGTCGACGTCCCGGAGCTTCCGGAGGAAGACGAGCCGGTATTGAGCGCCGCAACGCAGGAAGCCGTCGACCGCGGCATCTGGCTCGCCGCGAAGAATGGTGCGGCGATCCATTTTCTGTGTGTGCTCGACGAGCCTCGCCTCGAAACAGAGGATCTGGTCGAAGATACGCACGCTCAGGAACTGATGAAGCATGCCGAAAGTGTTTTGGCCGGCCTGAAGCAGACCGCCACCGAACAGGGCGTCACTGCGACCGCTGCCGTCGTCAACGGACGATCCTGGTATGAGCTGATCCGAGCGGCCGTCAAATCCGAGGCAGACCTGGTCGTGACCGGCAGCCGCAGCCACAGCACCGCCCGGCGGCTCGTCTTCGGCACAACGAGCATGAAACTGCTCCGGAAGTGCCCGTGCCCGGTCCTCGTGCTTCGTCCGGAACGAAAACCAGCCGAGAACGAGCCGACCACGATTGTCGTGGCGGACGACTTCACCGAAGTCGGTGAGCGGTGTCTGCATCTGGCCGTCGGATTTGCCCAGCTCTGCAATGCCCGTCTGCTCGCAATCCACGCCCTCGAACTTCCACTCGAGAAGCCACTGCTCCGCTCCGGCATGGTCGAAGACGAGGTCCAGAAGTACCGGCAGAAGTCTCAGGCGGAGGCCGAACAGCAACTGGTCGAGCGGCTCTCCGGAACGGACTATCGCACCATCGAAGCCGGCACTCTGACCGAAGTGGGGATCGGCCCTGCAGAGACCGTCATCGCCGACGCAATCGCGAAACACTCCGCCGACCTGCTCGTCATGGGAACGGTCGCACGGGGCGGCATCCCGGGCTTTCTGATCGGCAACACGGCTGAGCGGTTGCTGCCGGAAGTTGACTGCTCGATCCTTGCGATCAAGCCGGACAATTTTCACTGTCCGCTGAAATTCGACTGA
- a CDS encoding thiazole synthase has protein sequence MASETSASVGETLKIGSHTFRSRLIVGTGKYTSFELMQQCLEASAAEVITVAVRRERLVDAEGRNILDFIDLDRYTILPNTAGCFTAEDAVRVARLGREILSGLENPGADWVKLEVLGDTKTLLPDPVATLEATRQLVEDGFHVLCYTSDDPITARRLKDAGAASVMPAGSPIGSGQGILNRNNIRICLEYLKEDDPDYPVIVDAGVGTASDVAQAMELGCDGVLLNTGIAGADDPLLMADAMRHACLAGHLAWKAGRIPKKLYATASSPDTGVVAPRG, from the coding sequence ATGGCCAGTGAGACGAGCGCGTCGGTCGGCGAAACCCTGAAGATCGGATCGCATACATTCCGGTCGCGGCTGATCGTCGGAACGGGGAAATACACCAGTTTCGAGCTGATGCAGCAGTGCCTCGAGGCCAGCGCCGCCGAGGTGATCACCGTGGCCGTGCGACGTGAGCGGCTGGTCGATGCCGAGGGACGCAACATCCTCGATTTCATCGACCTCGATCGGTACACGATCCTTCCCAACACGGCCGGATGTTTCACGGCCGAGGATGCCGTCCGCGTGGCCCGGCTGGGGCGCGAGATCCTCTCCGGCCTTGAGAATCCCGGTGCCGACTGGGTGAAGCTGGAAGTGCTCGGCGACACGAAGACGCTGCTTCCCGACCCGGTCGCGACGCTGGAAGCGACACGTCAGCTCGTCGAGGACGGATTCCACGTGCTCTGCTACACGTCGGATGATCCGATCACGGCGCGTCGCCTCAAGGACGCGGGAGCCGCATCGGTCATGCCGGCCGGCAGTCCGATCGGCAGCGGCCAGGGCATCCTGAACCGGAACAACATCCGGATCTGCCTGGAGTATCTCAAGGAGGACGACCCGGACTATCCGGTGATCGTCGACGCCGGCGTCGGAACCGCCAGCGATGTCGCGCAGGCGATGGAACTGGGCTGCGACGGTGTCCTGCTCAATACCGGCATTGCCGGGGCCGATGACCCGCTGTTGATGGCGGACGCGATGCGGCACGCCTGCCTGGCGGGACATCTCGCCTGGAAGGCCGGCCGGATCCCGAAGAAGCTCTACGCCACTGCCTCCAGCCCCGATACGGGCGTCGTCGCACCCCGCGGCTGA
- a CDS encoding HU family DNA-binding protein, with protein MAKKAAGKPMSKTEVLNALAEKTELPKKDIGLVFDELAALIGKELGRRGPGVFTVPGLMKIRVQRKPATKAKKGINPFTGEEQMFKAKPARNVVKVTALKKLKDMV; from the coding sequence ATGGCAAAGAAAGCAGCCGGCAAGCCCATGTCCAAGACGGAAGTGCTCAACGCGCTCGCCGAGAAGACGGAGCTTCCCAAAAAGGATATTGGACTCGTGTTCGATGAGCTTGCTGCGCTCATCGGCAAGGAACTCGGTCGCCGCGGTCCGGGCGTCTTCACCGTCCCGGGGCTGATGAAGATCCGCGTCCAGCGGAAGCCGGCCACCAAGGCCAAGAAGGGCATCAACCCGTTCACCGGCGAAGAGCAGATGTTCAAGGCGAAGCCGGCCCGTAACGTGGTCAAGGTGACCGCTCTGAAGAAGCTCAAGGACATGGTCTGA
- a CDS encoding DUF2784 domain-containing protein, which translates to MQLLYRIAADLVVTLHALYVLVVVFGFIAIVAGIFAGWRWIRNPWFRYVHLAMILLVVAEVWCGITCPLTVWERQLRALGGETTYHGAFLANLVHEWLFYEAPEWVFNTIYTTFGLLVLLTFILAPPRSIRSRKKAPED; encoded by the coding sequence ATGCAGTTGCTGTACCGGATCGCGGCCGACCTCGTCGTCACGCTGCACGCTCTGTACGTGCTGGTCGTCGTGTTCGGCTTCATTGCCATCGTTGCGGGAATCTTTGCCGGCTGGCGCTGGATCCGCAATCCCTGGTTCCGCTACGTCCACCTCGCGATGATTCTGCTGGTCGTTGCCGAAGTCTGGTGCGGCATCACCTGTCCGCTGACAGTCTGGGAACGGCAGCTTCGCGCACTGGGGGGAGAGACGACCTACCATGGCGCGTTCCTTGCGAACCTGGTGCACGAATGGCTCTTCTACGAGGCTCCGGAGTGGGTGTTCAACACGATCTATACGACGTTTGGTCTGCTCGTGCTGCTGACGTTCATCCTTGCTCCGCCGCGATCGATCCGTTCTAGGAAGAAGGCACCCGAAGATTGA
- a CDS encoding DUF1501 domain-containing protein, producing the protein MLSLLGGRNGYCDGISRRSLLRIGALGIGGLTLADLLRLEAHAGNSATRRSVINIYLGGGPTHMDTFDLKPDAPKEYRGEFMPITTEVPGFEFCELLPRMASHTDKMALVRSIVGMSNEHRGNQSDSGWSFRSLQTMGGRPGLGPVMSRLFGPACQTSEGVAPTAMDLTGWTRPGFLGQVHAAFRPDGTGRRNLTLDSRMPAERFIERHDLLGSLDRLRRDIDGENMMTAMDSFAERAVGIITSGRIAEALDVKQETPETIARYGAKNRDNERFLLARRLIEAGVRSVSLSWGGWDTHRNNFGAMRKLLPRLDQAMSALIEDLDRSGRLEDTLILMSGEFGRTPRINRGAGRDHWPRAAFFFLAGGGLKTGQVIGATDRKGEQAADRPVHLQQVFATVYHQLGIDVERTQLIDPNGRPQYLLDHRQVIEELV; encoded by the coding sequence ATGCTGAGTCTCCTCGGCGGACGCAACGGGTACTGCGACGGGATCTCGCGGCGCAGTCTGCTTCGAATCGGTGCTCTGGGAATCGGCGGTCTCACGCTTGCCGACCTGCTGCGGCTGGAAGCTCATGCCGGAAACAGCGCCACCCGGCGGTCCGTGATCAATATCTATCTCGGTGGCGGGCCGACGCACATGGATACCTTCGACCTCAAGCCGGATGCTCCGAAGGAGTACCGGGGCGAGTTCATGCCGATCACCACCGAGGTGCCCGGCTTCGAGTTCTGCGAACTGCTGCCGCGTATGGCATCGCACACCGACAAGATGGCCCTCGTGCGGTCGATCGTCGGGATGAGCAACGAACATCGCGGGAACCAGTCGGACTCCGGATGGTCGTTCCGTTCGCTGCAGACGATGGGAGGCCGACCGGGACTGGGACCGGTCATGTCGCGGCTGTTCGGCCCGGCATGCCAGACTTCGGAGGGTGTCGCTCCCACCGCGATGGACCTGACCGGATGGACGCGTCCCGGGTTTCTCGGGCAGGTGCACGCGGCGTTCAGACCGGATGGAACGGGCCGTCGGAACCTCACGCTCGACTCCCGAATGCCGGCCGAACGGTTCATTGAGCGACACGACCTGCTGGGGAGTCTCGACCGTCTTCGTCGCGACATCGACGGCGAGAACATGATGACGGCGATGGACAGCTTCGCCGAGCGCGCGGTGGGCATCATCACGTCCGGCCGGATCGCTGAGGCTCTCGACGTCAAGCAGGAGACGCCCGAGACAATTGCCCGGTACGGGGCAAAGAATCGGGACAATGAGCGGTTTCTGCTCGCGCGGCGGCTGATCGAAGCCGGCGTGCGCAGCGTGTCGCTGTCGTGGGGAGGCTGGGATACGCACCGGAACAACTTCGGGGCGATGCGAAAACTGTTGCCGCGCCTCGATCAGGCGATGAGCGCTCTCATCGAAGATCTCGACCGGAGTGGCCGGCTGGAGGATACGCTGATTCTGATGTCCGGCGAATTCGGTCGAACGCCCCGCATCAACCGTGGTGCCGGGCGCGATCACTGGCCACGTGCAGCGTTCTTCTTCCTCGCAGGGGGTGGTCTGAAGACGGGCCAGGTGATCGGCGCAACCGACCGCAAGGGAGAACAGGCGGCTGATCGGCCCGTGCATCTGCAGCAGGTCTTTGCGACGGTGTATCATCAGCTCGGGATCGATGTGGAACGGACGCAGCTGATTGATCCCAACGGGCGCCCCCAGTATCTGCTTGACCACCGACAGGTTATCGAAGAGCTGGTTTAG
- a CDS encoding DUF1501 domain-containing protein → MLCQAGAGFGALPLAWLLSNENVFAAAGSARVAHRPATAKSVIFLFMEGGPSQMDTFDPKPKLNELAGKPLPPGFKRVVLAMGEANAPLLPSQRKWKQHGESGIWVSDWLPEIAECVDDIAVIRSCWTNGINHSGGVCQMNTGTPLAGRPSLGAWVNYGLGTENQNLPAYVVMTDRDADPTNGPRNWGAGFMPAVYQGTKFHFGNEPIRNLNNPEGVDDAHQRSKLDLLAAMNRDHASTRELQTELDARIRSYELAFRMQAHAPEAINLAEETEETQKLYGLDQKKTESFGRCCLQARRLVERGVRFVQLYHGTGSKWDAHKGIERNHSDRCAESDKPVAGLLKDLKRRGLLDETLVVWGGEFGRTPMSEQGDGRDHNPTGFTMWMAGGGVKGGQTIGATDELGFHAIEDRLHVHDLHATILDLLGLDNMLLTYMHKGRPERPTQNEGAAYRKITGSDA, encoded by the coding sequence ATGTTGTGCCAGGCAGGCGCCGGTTTCGGTGCCCTCCCCCTCGCATGGCTGCTGAGCAACGAAAACGTCTTTGCGGCGGCAGGCTCGGCCCGCGTGGCACATCGCCCCGCGACGGCCAAGAGTGTCATCTTCCTGTTCATGGAAGGTGGCCCGAGTCAGATGGACACGTTCGACCCGAAACCGAAGCTGAACGAACTGGCCGGCAAGCCGCTTCCCCCCGGCTTCAAGCGGGTCGTGCTGGCAATGGGAGAGGCGAACGCGCCGCTGCTCCCCTCGCAGCGAAAGTGGAAGCAGCACGGCGAGAGCGGCATCTGGGTCTCGGACTGGCTGCCGGAGATCGCTGAGTGTGTCGACGACATCGCCGTCATCCGCTCCTGCTGGACCAACGGGATCAACCATTCCGGCGGCGTCTGCCAGATGAACACCGGCACTCCGCTGGCCGGTCGACCGTCGCTGGGAGCCTGGGTGAACTATGGTCTGGGAACTGAAAACCAGAACCTGCCCGCCTACGTCGTGATGACCGATCGTGACGCCGACCCGACGAATGGTCCCCGCAACTGGGGGGCGGGATTCATGCCGGCCGTCTACCAGGGGACCAAGTTTCATTTCGGCAACGAGCCGATCCGGAATCTGAACAACCCGGAGGGGGTCGACGACGCGCACCAGCGTTCGAAGCTGGACCTGCTGGCGGCCATGAATCGCGACCATGCGTCAACGCGGGAACTACAGACCGAGCTGGACGCACGCATCCGCAGCTACGAACTTGCCTTCCGCATGCAGGCCCACGCTCCGGAAGCGATCAATCTCGCCGAGGAAACCGAGGAAACGCAGAAGCTGTACGGTCTGGATCAGAAGAAGACCGAGAGCTTCGGTCGCTGCTGCCTGCAGGCCCGGCGGCTGGTCGAGCGGGGCGTGCGTTTCGTGCAGCTGTACCACGGCACGGGAAGCAAGTGGGATGCTCACAAGGGAATCGAGAGGAACCACTCAGACCGTTGTGCTGAATCGGACAAGCCGGTTGCGGGTCTGCTCAAGGACCTGAAGCGACGGGGACTCCTCGACGAAACGCTTGTCGTCTGGGGGGGCGAGTTCGGCCGGACCCCGATGAGCGAGCAGGGAGACGGACGGGATCACAATCCGACCGGATTCACAATGTGGATGGCCGGCGGAGGCGTGAAGGGAGGCCAGACGATCGGGGCGACCGACGAACTCGGCTTTCATGCGATCGAGGACCGGTTGCACGTCCACGACCTGCACGCCACGATCCTGGATCTGCTCGGGCTCGACAACATGCTGCTGACCTACATGCACAAGGGGCGACCGGAACGCCCGACGCAGAACGAGGGAGCCGCCTACAGGAAGATCACCGGCAGCGACGCCTGA
- the thiS gene encoding sulfur carrier protein ThiS — MNQVPDRQQITVNGEVREIRGGSTVADLIAELKLSPRFLAVERNLELVPRTQHAECVLEDGDRLEIVTLVGGG; from the coding sequence ATGAATCAAGTACCGGACCGGCAGCAGATTACAGTCAACGGCGAAGTCCGCGAGATTCGCGGAGGGAGCACGGTGGCGGACCTGATCGCCGAACTGAAGCTTTCTCCCAGGTTTCTGGCAGTTGAACGGAATCTGGAACTGGTCCCCCGCACGCAGCATGCCGAGTGCGTGCTCGAGGATGGGGACCGGCTCGAAATCGTCACGCTGGTTGGCGGTGGATAA
- a CDS encoding type 1 glutamine amidotransferase domain-containing protein → MATNRLDDKRILCLVGDDYEDLELWYPKLRLEEAGAHVTVAGAEEGANYRGKHGYPCVSDAAIADMEVADFHGIICPGGWMPDKLRRDPKVLELVKGFHAEQKLVAAICHGGWIPISAGVYGNVRVTGSPGIKDDLVNAGAIWEDAPLVVDRHFVSSRRPDDLPDFCRGVLQVLVEQS, encoded by the coding sequence ATGGCCACGAATCGACTCGACGACAAGCGTATCCTCTGTCTCGTGGGGGACGATTACGAAGATCTGGAGCTCTGGTACCCGAAGCTCCGGCTGGAAGAAGCGGGAGCGCACGTGACGGTCGCCGGCGCCGAAGAAGGGGCGAACTACCGGGGCAAGCACGGCTACCCGTGCGTCTCCGACGCGGCCATCGCCGACATGGAAGTCGCGGACTTCCACGGCATCATCTGCCCGGGCGGCTGGATGCCGGACAAACTCCGCCGCGATCCGAAGGTCCTCGAGCTGGTCAAGGGGTTCCACGCCGAGCAGAAGCTCGTTGCCGCAATCTGTCACGGCGGATGGATTCCAATCTCAGCCGGCGTCTACGGAAACGTGCGGGTGACCGGTTCGCCCGGCATCAAGGACGACCTGGTCAATGCCGGCGCGATCTGGGAGGACGCTCCCCTGGTCGTGGACCGGCACTTCGTCAGCAGTCGCCGACCGGACGATCTCCCCGATTTCTGCCGCGGAGTGCTGCAGGTCCTCGTCGAACAGTCGTAG
- a CDS encoding class I SAM-dependent methyltransferase translates to MTHEQTNRRAWDDLATGKSQFARAATDRECENPLLTLDTRGWLPGSVEGLDVLCLASGGGWQAILYACAGARVTVVDISPEMLQLDRREAERRNLALRVVEASMSDLSMLDSDSFDIVHQPVSTCYIPKLAPVFAEVARVLRTDGLYISQHKQPTSLQIVERDGRDRYVIGVPYYHADPLPPVTDRSYREPGATEYLHRWEDIVGGLCRSGFVIEDLVEPRRGVPTAKPGDYRHRGMYVAPYLRLKARRIAEQPTLDDRSPIWTPPST, encoded by the coding sequence ATGACACACGAGCAAACCAATCGCCGTGCCTGGGATGATCTGGCCACTGGCAAGAGCCAGTTCGCCCGCGCCGCAACCGATCGTGAATGCGAGAATCCGCTGCTGACACTCGACACTCGGGGTTGGCTGCCGGGGAGCGTCGAGGGTCTGGACGTGCTCTGCCTGGCCTCGGGGGGAGGCTGGCAGGCGATTCTCTATGCCTGCGCCGGTGCCCGCGTGACGGTCGTCGACATCAGCCCGGAGATGCTTCAGCTCGACCGCCGCGAAGCCGAACGACGTAATCTTGCCCTGCGAGTCGTCGAGGCATCGATGAGCGACCTGTCGATGCTCGACAGCGACAGTTTCGACATCGTCCATCAGCCGGTCAGCACCTGTTACATTCCGAAACTGGCACCGGTGTTTGCAGAAGTCGCGAGAGTCCTGCGGACGGACGGCCTGTACATCAGCCAGCACAAGCAGCCGACAAGCCTGCAGATCGTCGAGCGGGACGGCCGGGACCGCTACGTCATCGGCGTGCCCTACTACCATGCCGACCCGCTGCCTCCCGTGACAGACCGGTCGTACCGGGAACCGGGTGCGACGGAGTACCTGCACCGCTGGGAAGACATCGTCGGCGGACTGTGCCGGTCCGGATTCGTCATCGAGGATCTCGTCGAGCCGCGCCGCGGCGTGCCGACCGCAAAACCGGGAGACTATCGCCACCGCGGGATGTACGTGGCTCCGTACCTTCGGCTCAAAGCACGTCGCATCGCGGAGCAGCCGACTCTGGACGACCGCAGCCCGATCTGGACACCGCCGTCCACCTGA